In Mus caroli chromosome 9, CAROLI_EIJ_v1.1, whole genome shotgun sequence, a single window of DNA contains:
- the LOC110302165 gene encoding olfactory receptor 151-like: MAAENQSTVTEFILRGLTNRPELQLPLLLLFLGIYIVTMVGNLGMITLIGLNSQLHTPMYFFLSNLSLVDLCYSSVITPKMLINFVSQRNLISYVGCMSQLYFFLVFVIAECYMLTVMAYDRYVAICHPLLYNIIMSPALCSLLVAFVYAMGLIGSTIETSLMLKLNYCEDLISHYFCDILPLMKLSCSSTYDXXMAVFFLAGFXIIVTSLTVLISYAFILSSILRISSNEGRSKAFSTCSSHFAAVGLFYGSTAFMYLKPSTASSLAQENVASVFYTTVIPMLNPLIYSLRNKEVKTALDKTLRRKFF, translated from the coding sequence ATGGCTGCAGAGAATCAATCTACAGTGACAGAGTTTATCCTTAGAGGGCTAACTAACAGGCCAGAGCTCCAGTTACCCCTCTTGCTCCTCTTCCTGGGGATCTACATAGTCACCATGGTGGGAAACCTGGGCATGATCACCTTGATTGGACTCAACTCACAGcttcacacccccatgtacttcttcctcagtaACCTGTCACTCGTGGATCTCTGCTACTCCTCTGTCATTACCCCTAAAATGCTCATCAACTTTGTGTCCCAAAGAAACCTCATCTCCTATGTGGGATGCATGTCTCAGCTATACTTCTTCCTGGTTTTCGTCATTGCTGAGTGTTACATGCTCActgtgatggcctatgaccgctatgtggccatctgccacCCCTTGCTTTATAACATCATCATGtctcctgccctctgctctctgctggTGGCTTTTGTCTATGCCATGGGACTCATAGGCTCAACAATAGAGACTAGCCTCATGTTAAAACTAAACTATTGTGAGGACCTNATCAGCCACTACTTCTGTGACATCCTCCCNCTCATGAAGCTNTCTTGCTCTAGTACCTATGATNTAGANatggctgtcttctttttagCTGGNTTCNACATTATAGTNACNAGCTTAACCGTACTCATTTCCTATGCATTCATCCTGTCCAGCATCCTTCGCATCAGCTCCAATGAGGGCAGGTCCAAAGCCTTCAGCACCTGCAGCTCCCACTTTGCAGCTGTGGGCTTGTTCTATGGATCCACAGCATTCATGTACTTAAAGCCTTCTACAGCTAGTTCCCTGGCCCAGGAGAATGTAGCTTCTGTGTTCTACACCACAGTGATCCCCATGCTCAACCCCCTGATCTACAGCCTGAGAAACAAGGAGGTGAAGACCGCACTGGACAAGACACTGAGGAGAAAATTCTTTTGA